A region of Paractinoplanes abujensis DNA encodes the following proteins:
- a CDS encoding YbhB/YbcL family Raf kinase inhibitor-like protein, which yields MSLERAVAPDPYDLLPAVPSFTVTSADVTDGRPLDELYAHTSVGGKNLSPQLSWSGFPAETRGFVVTCFDPDAPTGSGFWHWVLVNVPVETTELSRGVDPLPGEAFCVRNDYGDSAYGGAAPPPGDRPHRYVFAVHAIDVDKLEVPPEASPAYVGFNLAFHTLARATIRPTFQVKG from the coding sequence ATGAGTCTCGAACGCGCCGTTGCCCCGGATCCGTACGATCTCTTGCCCGCCGTCCCGTCCTTCACGGTGACCAGCGCGGACGTGACCGACGGCCGGCCGCTCGACGAGTTGTACGCCCACACCAGTGTGGGCGGCAAAAACCTTTCACCCCAGCTGTCCTGGTCGGGATTCCCCGCCGAGACCCGTGGCTTCGTGGTGACCTGCTTCGATCCGGACGCGCCGACCGGCAGCGGATTCTGGCACTGGGTGCTGGTCAACGTGCCGGTCGAGACGACCGAGCTGTCGCGCGGCGTCGACCCTCTGCCCGGTGAAGCGTTCTGCGTCCGCAACGACTACGGCGACAGCGCGTACGGTGGCGCGGCTCCGCCGCCCGGCGATCGCCCGCACCGCTACGTGTTCGCGGTGCACGCGATCGACGTCGACAAGCTCGAGGTCCCGCCGGAGGCGTCGCCGGCCTACGTCGGCTTCAACCTGGCCTTCCACACCCTGGCCCGGGCCACGATCCGCCCGACGTTCCAGGTCAAAGGCTGA
- a CDS encoding DUF4352 domain-containing protein, translated as MGVVGYAVAGRGGETPPSETVATGSVALDSAAPVDVVPTPTVAQLVVLPAGRRAAEGTLSVAVTKTECGVAEVGPPDLPLAADGEFCLVSMAVQNTGKEPRLLDPGAQRGLDGQGHAYRVAEQAAVFVNDQDPSLLDEIPAGAIRQGVVPFDVPKGTRLTGFLLHKSPYSTGVRVPLS; from the coding sequence GTGGGGGTAGTGGGTTACGCGGTGGCCGGACGAGGTGGCGAGACGCCCCCGTCCGAGACGGTGGCCACCGGTAGCGTGGCGCTCGACAGCGCCGCGCCGGTCGACGTTGTGCCGACGCCGACGGTGGCCCAGCTCGTAGTGCTTCCGGCCGGCCGCAGAGCCGCGGAGGGAACGCTTTCGGTCGCCGTGACGAAGACCGAGTGCGGAGTGGCCGAGGTCGGCCCGCCCGATCTGCCGCTGGCCGCCGACGGAGAGTTCTGCCTGGTCAGCATGGCCGTACAGAACACCGGAAAGGAACCCCGGCTGCTCGATCCGGGGGCCCAGCGCGGGCTCGACGGGCAGGGCCACGCCTATCGGGTGGCCGAGCAGGCCGCGGTCTTCGTGAACGATCAGGATCCGTCGCTGCTCGACGAGATTCCGGCCGGCGCGATCCGCCAGGGTGTGGTGCCGTTCGACGTTCCCAAGGGCACCCGGCTGACCGGTTTCCTGCTGCACAAGTCGCCTTACAGTACGGGCGTACGGGTCCCTCTGTCCTGA
- a CDS encoding GAF domain-containing sensor histidine kinase, with product MRAPLPADEPGRLAALHDAQVLDTPPEEDFDDIALLASQICGTPLGAVSLVDRDRQWFKAKVGTDLEGAPRDLSFCTYTITSHDVLEVQDTAVDPRFAANPAVNAHRLKFYAGAPVVLDGTFAVGTVCVVDHEPRVLTDAQRRALRSLARHASVQLELRRYARHAGEIADRMRQLDRMKDSFLATVSHELRTPLSTIRGYLEMLLEDDFDAETSRRFLSVMSRNSDRLLRLIDELLMVAKMTDDRIQLDLAEVDLADLAHQATAACRALAEHRGVKLRDRTEQPVPARADGKRIAQVLNHLLVNAIKFTQPDGEITIDSTAEGEPELTITDTGVGIAADELPHVFDRFYRCAAAEVMAAQGPGLGLAIVKSIVDAHHGSVHLESEPGIGTTVRLTLPR from the coding sequence ATGAGGGCGCCTCTGCCGGCCGACGAGCCGGGCCGGCTCGCAGCTCTGCACGACGCGCAGGTGCTCGACACCCCGCCGGAGGAGGACTTCGACGACATCGCGCTGCTCGCGTCGCAGATCTGCGGCACGCCGCTGGGTGCGGTCAGCCTCGTCGACCGGGATCGCCAGTGGTTCAAGGCCAAGGTCGGTACGGATCTCGAAGGCGCACCGCGCGACCTGTCCTTCTGCACCTACACGATCACCTCGCACGACGTGCTCGAAGTCCAGGACACGGCGGTCGACCCGCGCTTCGCCGCCAACCCGGCGGTGAACGCGCACCGGCTCAAGTTCTACGCCGGGGCGCCGGTGGTGCTCGACGGGACGTTTGCGGTCGGCACGGTCTGCGTGGTCGACCACGAGCCGCGGGTGCTCACCGACGCACAGCGACGGGCCCTGCGCAGCCTGGCCCGGCACGCGTCGGTGCAGCTCGAACTGCGCCGGTACGCCCGGCACGCGGGGGAGATCGCCGACCGCATGCGTCAGCTCGACCGGATGAAGGACTCGTTTCTGGCCACGGTCAGTCACGAGCTGCGGACGCCGCTGTCCACCATCCGCGGCTACCTCGAGATGCTGCTCGAGGACGACTTCGACGCCGAGACGTCGCGCCGGTTCCTGTCGGTGATGTCGCGCAACTCCGACCGGCTGCTGCGGCTCATCGACGAGCTGCTCATGGTGGCGAAGATGACCGACGACCGGATCCAGCTCGACCTGGCCGAGGTGGACCTGGCCGACCTGGCGCACCAGGCGACCGCGGCCTGCCGGGCGCTGGCCGAGCACCGCGGCGTCAAGCTGCGCGACCGCACCGAACAGCCAGTGCCGGCGCGCGCCGACGGCAAGCGCATCGCCCAGGTGCTCAACCATCTGCTGGTCAATGCGATCAAGTTCACGCAGCCGGATGGTGAGATCACGATCGACTCGACAGCCGAGGGCGAACCCGAGCTGACCATCACCGACACCGGGGTGGGCATCGCGGCCGACGAACTGCCGCACGTTTTCGACCGGTTCTATCGGTGCGCGGCCGCCGAGGTGATGGCCGCTCAGGGGCCGGGGCTCGGGCTGGCCATCGTCAAATCGATCGTCGATGCGCACCACGGCAGCGTTCATCTGGAGAGCGAGCCGGGAATCGGCACGACGGTCCGCCTCACGCTGCCGCGCTGA
- a CDS encoding class I SAM-dependent methyltransferase, whose amino-acid sequence MADITGDQRIQSEVLEGLATAVNHRRWFVELALPYLGDNPIEIGSGLGDYAIEWAEHLPRFTATEADPDRLVLLKERMADYPNIDVRQMLLPSPDANGEYSAAVSYNVLEHIEDHVGALRSMADLVRPGGRIIIIVPAFMFAMSNVDIATGHIRRYTKKTMRAAMTDAGLQIEKMHYANALGLIGYYGATSIFKLAPKEGPMVKVYDSLVLPVTKAAESVVKPPFGQSVFVVARTAA is encoded by the coding sequence ATGGCAGACATCACTGGAGACCAGCGGATCCAGTCCGAAGTGCTCGAAGGCCTCGCCACGGCCGTGAACCACCGCCGGTGGTTCGTCGAGCTCGCTCTTCCGTACCTCGGGGACAACCCGATCGAGATCGGCAGCGGTCTTGGGGACTACGCGATCGAGTGGGCGGAGCACCTTCCGCGGTTCACGGCGACCGAAGCCGACCCGGACCGGCTCGTGCTGCTCAAGGAGCGCATGGCCGACTACCCGAACATCGACGTGCGCCAGATGCTGCTGCCGTCGCCGGACGCCAACGGTGAATACAGCGCCGCGGTCTCGTACAACGTGCTCGAGCACATCGAGGACCACGTCGGCGCTCTGCGCAGCATGGCCGACCTCGTGCGCCCCGGCGGCCGGATCATCATCATCGTGCCGGCGTTCATGTTCGCCATGAGCAACGTCGACATCGCGACGGGGCACATCCGCCGCTACACCAAGAAGACGATGCGCGCCGCCATGACCGACGCCGGCCTGCAGATCGAGAAGATGCACTACGCGAACGCGCTGGGCCTGATCGGCTACTACGGCGCGACCAGCATCTTCAAGCTGGCCCCCAAGGAGGGCCCGATGGTCAAGGTGTACGACTCGCTCGTGCTGCCGGTGACCAAGGCCGCCGAGAGCGTCGTGAAGCCGCCGTTCGGCCAGTCCGTCTTCGTCGTGGCGCGCACCGCCGCCTGA
- a CDS encoding C40 family peptidase codes for MSEATLHCPSPSRAFTAGALALAVLSPALDPTEHAAEAVPPTNPVGPNASDDTRIEERTTTAERASRAAPRRFSLARAATTARPRLNPFAAPDNGQALRDAVELAVADERVAVRTAETLAMVEARQDLLGGEITDEAAVPATAALLRRADATARQLAQQRVRAEQEARTAALRAVQEAAEGVEVTENVENARYVRAPRARTGGRYQRQVTVRYAQAKPQGQRVVQLGNGMNAVIAFARSQVGKRYVSGGMGSGGFDCSGFTKRAYALAGISLPHSSGAQAARSRGISRAHARPGDLVVGPGHVGIYMGRGMMIDAGNHRTGVVYRKMYSGLRVARVSHR; via the coding sequence ATGTCGGAGGCAACACTGCACTGTCCGTCCCCGAGCCGGGCGTTCACCGCCGGCGCACTCGCGCTGGCTGTCCTCTCGCCCGCTCTTGACCCGACCGAGCACGCCGCCGAGGCCGTGCCACCCACGAACCCGGTGGGCCCCAATGCCTCGGATGACACTCGAATCGAGGAGCGCACCACTACCGCCGAACGCGCATCGCGCGCCGCCCCCCGGCGATTCTCACTCGCCCGGGCCGCGACGACGGCCCGGCCCCGACTCAATCCCTTCGCCGCCCCGGACAACGGCCAGGCCCTGCGGGACGCGGTGGAACTGGCCGTGGCCGACGAGCGGGTGGCGGTCCGCACCGCCGAGACCCTGGCCATGGTCGAGGCGCGCCAGGACCTGCTGGGCGGCGAGATCACTGATGAGGCGGCCGTGCCCGCCACGGCCGCACTGCTCCGCCGGGCTGACGCGACCGCACGTCAGCTGGCTCAGCAGCGGGTGCGAGCCGAACAGGAGGCCCGAACCGCGGCTCTCCGCGCCGTTCAGGAGGCGGCCGAGGGCGTCGAGGTGACCGAGAACGTCGAGAACGCACGTTACGTCCGGGCGCCGCGGGCCCGCACCGGCGGGCGCTACCAGCGTCAGGTGACGGTCCGCTACGCGCAGGCCAAGCCGCAGGGCCAGCGGGTCGTGCAGCTCGGCAACGGGATGAACGCAGTCATCGCGTTCGCTCGCTCGCAGGTCGGCAAGCGGTACGTCAGCGGCGGGATGGGCTCGGGCGGCTTCGACTGCTCCGGGTTCACCAAGCGGGCGTACGCGCTGGCCGGCATCAGCCTGCCGCACTCGTCCGGTGCGCAGGCGGCCCGCTCGCGCGGTATCTCGCGAGCCCACGCCCGCCCCGGCGACCTGGTCGTCGGACCCGGACACGTGGGCATCTACATGGGCCGCGGGATGATGATCGACGCGGGCAACCACCGCACCGGAGTGGTCTATCGCAAGATGTATTCCGGATTGCGGGTCGCACGCGTAAGTCACCGTTAG
- a CDS encoding NAD(P)H-quinone oxidoreductase produces the protein MHAIVIEDKKLVSREVPDAEAGDGEVVIDVTAAGVNRADVAQRQGFYPPPPGASPYPGLECAGVISAVGPGVTDRHVGERVSALLSGGGYAERVAVPVGQLLPVPAGLSLIESAALPEVACTVWSNVVDRDRLRKGRTLLVHGGGSGIGTFAIQLGKALGASVIATARSGKHEALRALGADRLIDYTTDDFVTATREFNGQGADVILDIVGAKYLSRNIEALAPNGRISVIGMQGGRKAELDLGLLMAKRGSVSSTSLRARPAGDKARIVAAVARDVWPLVEAGAVKPVIQTTIPLAQAAEAHELMESSDHLGKILLTP, from the coding sequence ATGCACGCCATCGTGATCGAGGACAAGAAGCTCGTCTCGCGTGAGGTTCCGGATGCTGAGGCCGGCGACGGTGAGGTCGTCATCGACGTCACCGCCGCCGGCGTCAACCGGGCCGACGTCGCTCAGCGGCAGGGTTTCTATCCGCCGCCGCCCGGCGCCTCGCCCTATCCGGGCCTGGAATGCGCCGGTGTGATCAGCGCGGTCGGGCCGGGGGTGACCGACCGGCACGTCGGCGAACGGGTCAGCGCGCTGCTGTCCGGGGGCGGGTACGCCGAGCGGGTGGCCGTTCCGGTGGGGCAGTTGCTTCCCGTGCCGGCCGGGCTTTCGCTGATCGAGTCGGCCGCGCTGCCCGAGGTCGCGTGCACGGTGTGGTCGAACGTGGTGGATCGGGACCGGCTGCGCAAGGGCCGTACGCTGCTGGTGCACGGCGGCGGCAGCGGCATCGGGACGTTCGCCATCCAGCTCGGCAAGGCCCTGGGTGCGTCAGTGATCGCGACCGCACGGTCCGGCAAGCACGAGGCGCTCCGAGCCCTCGGCGCCGATCGGCTCATCGACTACACGACCGACGACTTCGTGACCGCCACCCGCGAGTTCAACGGCCAGGGGGCCGACGTGATCCTCGACATCGTGGGCGCGAAGTATCTGAGCCGCAACATCGAGGCGCTGGCGCCGAACGGCCGCATCTCGGTGATCGGCATGCAGGGCGGGCGCAAGGCCGAACTCGACCTGGGCCTGCTGATGGCCAAGCGCGGCTCGGTGTCGTCGACGTCGCTGCGGGCTCGACCGGCCGGCGACAAGGCCCGGATCGTGGCCGCCGTCGCCCGTGACGTGTGGCCGCTGGTCGAGGCGGGGGCCGTCAAGCCGGTCATCCAGACGACGATTCCGCTGGCGCAGGCAGCCGAGGCGCATGAGCTGATGGAGTCGAGCGACCACCTCGGCAAAATTCTGCTTACCCCCTAA
- a CDS encoding ferric iron reductase, protein MFGTSTELPGLAPDLVVHDTTGWSPASTLAGGHLDTLLESSRRRWNAQPHAAAALAWKAYTYWLALPAVLGYASARRVPLLTADNALIHFDDPRPLVTVGLRADTPVAVLPGDPIAIAGLPHVRVVPDEAALLAELRRSLLDQHLTPLLDAIHDRVRLGKRTLLGSLSSGVAYGVLRSADVLPGRSAETIAQLHEALGVEDLIELVPARNGKLDVQRKTCCLAFTLPQPKVCKGCCIKP, encoded by the coding sequence GCTGGTCCCCCGCGAGCACCCTGGCCGGCGGCCATCTCGACACGCTGCTCGAGTCGTCCCGTCGCCGCTGGAACGCCCAGCCCCATGCCGCCGCGGCGCTGGCCTGGAAGGCGTACACGTATTGGCTGGCCCTGCCGGCCGTACTGGGCTACGCCTCGGCCCGCCGCGTGCCCCTGCTCACCGCGGACAACGCGCTCATCCACTTCGACGACCCGCGCCCCCTGGTCACGGTCGGGCTGCGCGCCGACACCCCGGTCGCCGTCCTGCCCGGCGACCCGATCGCGATCGCCGGCCTGCCCCACGTACGCGTCGTCCCCGACGAGGCGGCCCTCCTGGCCGAGCTGCGCCGCTCGCTGCTCGACCAGCACCTGACGCCCCTGCTCGACGCCATTCACGACCGCGTACGCCTGGGCAAGCGCACCCTGCTGGGCTCGCTCTCCTCCGGCGTGGCCTACGGCGTGCTTCGCTCGGCCGACGTGCTGCCCGGCCGCTCCGCCGAGACGATCGCCCAGCTGCACGAGGCCCTCGGCGTGGAAGACCTGATCGAGCTGGTCCCCGCCCGCAACGGCAAACTCGACGTCCAGCGCAAGACGTGCTGCCTGGCCTTCACGCTGCCCCAGCCCAAGGTCTGCAAGGGCTGCTGCATCAAGCCCTGA